One window from the genome of Bradyrhizobium xenonodulans encodes:
- a CDS encoding branched-chain amino acid ABC transporter permease, giving the protein MSAAEEVVEGHQAVEAVPKRAMTLGMGTSLVVLAALIIAPVFVKNFIIFQMTMLLIYGLAVLALNILTGGSGQFSLGQSAFYAVGAYTTAVLMEHFNVNYALTLPIAGVVCFGFGFLFGQPALRLSGVYLALATFALATAMPQLLKLNFLEHWTGGVQGLVVTKPDAPFGLKMSQDMWLYYFTLVVVIGIYILAVNLLRSRSGRAFMAIRDNEIAASAMGVDVALYKTLAFGVSAAITGIAGSLGAIAVQFVAPDSYTITLAISLFLGMVVGGVGWLPGSIVGAAFIIFVPNIAEGISKGLSGAVFGVLLFLVIYLVPHGARQVAILGQQLAGKLRKN; this is encoded by the coding sequence ATGAGCGCTGCAGAAGAAGTCGTTGAAGGCCACCAGGCGGTCGAGGCCGTTCCGAAGCGGGCCATGACGCTCGGCATGGGCACCTCGCTGGTCGTGCTCGCCGCGCTCATCATCGCGCCGGTCTTCGTCAAGAACTTCATCATCTTCCAGATGACGATGCTGCTGATCTATGGGCTCGCGGTGCTGGCGCTGAACATCCTGACCGGCGGAAGCGGCCAGTTCTCGCTCGGCCAGAGCGCGTTCTACGCCGTCGGCGCCTACACGACCGCGGTGCTGATGGAGCACTTCAACGTCAATTACGCGCTGACCTTGCCGATCGCCGGCGTGGTCTGCTTCGGCTTCGGCTTCCTGTTCGGGCAGCCCGCGCTGCGGCTCTCGGGCGTCTACCTCGCGCTCGCGACCTTCGCGCTCGCCACCGCCATGCCGCAACTTCTGAAGCTGAACTTCCTCGAGCACTGGACCGGCGGCGTGCAGGGCCTCGTCGTCACCAAACCGGACGCGCCGTTCGGCCTGAAGATGTCGCAGGACATGTGGCTCTATTACTTCACGCTCGTGGTCGTGATCGGCATCTACATCCTTGCCGTGAACCTGCTGCGCTCCCGCTCCGGCCGCGCCTTCATGGCGATCCGCGACAACGAGATCGCGGCCTCGGCGATGGGCGTCGACGTCGCGCTGTACAAGACGCTGGCCTTCGGCGTCTCCGCGGCCATCACCGGCATCGCCGGCTCGCTCGGCGCCATCGCGGTGCAGTTCGTCGCGCCCGACAGCTATACCATCACGCTCGCGATCTCGCTGTTCCTCGGCATGGTGGTCGGCGGCGTCGGCTGGCTGCCCGGCTCGATCGTGGGCGCCGCCTTCATCATCTTCGTCCCGAACATCGCGGAAGGCATCTCCAAGGGCCTCTCCGGCGCGGTGTTCGGCGTGCTGCTGTTCCTCGTCATCTACCTCGTTCCGCACGGTGCAAGGCAGGTCGCGATCCTGGGCCAGCAACTCGCCGGCAAGCTCAGGAAGAACTGA
- a CDS encoding ABC transporter substrate-binding protein: MLFGRTLRTAALATAVATLASGAALAQKKYDTGASDTEIKIGNIMPYSGPASAYGIIGKTEEAYFKMINDKGGINGRKINFVSYDDAYSPPKAVEQVRKLVESDEVLAVYNPLGTPSNTAIQKYLNAKKIPQLFVATGATKWNDPKNFPWTIGWQPSYQSEAQIYAKWLMKEKPNAKVAILYQNDDFGKDYLKGTKDGLGAKGASMIIMEESYEISEPSIDGHIVKIKAANPDVLLIYAMPKFAAQTIKKTAELSWKPLQILTNVSISVGSVMKPAGFEASQDVLSAAYAKDSTDPQWANDPGMKRWNEFVDKYMPGADKTDTGMVYGYGAASTLVKTLEMCGDDLTRANLMKQAASLKDFAPDTLLPGVKINTSTTDFAPISQLQMQRFKGEKWELFGEIISGDVASE; encoded by the coding sequence TTGCTTTTCGGAAGAACACTGCGAACCGCCGCGCTCGCGACGGCGGTCGCGACCCTCGCCTCCGGCGCTGCCCTTGCCCAGAAGAAATACGACACCGGCGCGTCCGATACCGAGATCAAGATCGGCAACATCATGCCGTACAGCGGTCCGGCGTCGGCCTACGGCATCATCGGCAAGACCGAAGAAGCCTATTTCAAGATGATCAACGACAAGGGCGGCATCAACGGCCGCAAGATCAACTTCGTCAGCTATGACGACGCCTATTCGCCGCCGAAGGCCGTCGAGCAGGTCCGCAAGCTGGTCGAGAGCGACGAGGTGCTGGCCGTCTACAATCCGCTCGGCACGCCGTCCAACACCGCGATCCAGAAGTACCTGAACGCCAAGAAGATTCCGCAGCTGTTCGTCGCCACCGGCGCGACCAAGTGGAACGACCCGAAGAACTTCCCCTGGACCATCGGCTGGCAGCCCTCCTACCAGAGCGAAGCGCAGATCTACGCGAAATGGCTGATGAAGGAGAAGCCGAACGCCAAGGTCGCGATCCTCTATCAGAACGACGATTTCGGCAAAGACTACCTCAAGGGCACCAAGGACGGTCTCGGCGCCAAGGGCGCGTCCATGATCATCATGGAAGAGAGCTATGAGATCTCCGAGCCGTCGATCGACGGCCACATCGTCAAGATCAAGGCCGCCAATCCCGACGTGCTGCTGATCTACGCGATGCCGAAATTCGCCGCCCAGACCATCAAGAAGACCGCCGAGCTGAGCTGGAAGCCGCTCCAGATCCTCACCAACGTGTCGATCTCGGTCGGCAGCGTGATGAAGCCGGCCGGCTTCGAGGCCTCGCAGGACGTGCTGTCGGCGGCCTATGCCAAGGACTCCACCGACCCGCAATGGGCCAACGATCCCGGCATGAAGAGGTGGAACGAGTTCGTCGACAAGTACATGCCCGGCGCCGACAAGACCGACACCGGCATGGTTTACGGCTATGGCGCGGCGTCGACCCTGGTCAAGACGCTAGAAATGTGCGGCGACGACCTCACCCGCGCCAACCTGATGAAGCAGGCCGCCAGCCTGAAGGATTTTGCGCCGGACACGTTGCTGCCCGGTGTCAAGATCAACACCAGTACCACCGACTTCGCCCCGATTTCGCAGCTCCAGATGCAGCGCTTCAAGGGCGAGAAATGGGAACTTTTCGGCGAGATCATCAGCGGCGACGTCGCCTCCGAGTGA
- a CDS encoding ABC transporter substrate-binding protein yields MTVVRFQVAAFSAGLALCTAMSGPALAQKKYDSGASDTEIKIGNIMPYSGPASAYAAIGRTEEAYFNKVNAEGGINGRKIKFISYDDGYSPSKTVEQARKLVESDNVLLIFGSLGTSTNGAIRKYMNEKKVPQLFVASGASKWNDPKQYPWTMGWQPSYASEARIYAKYIMKEKPDAKIGVLYQNDDFGKDYLKGLKDGLGAKASMIAMEDSYDTSEPAIDEHVVKLKASGADVFISITTPKFAAQAIKKAAEINWHPVHIISNVSASVGGVLEPAGIEISQGILSASYTKDGSDPQWNGDDGMKKFYNFLAQYDPKASKLDAGVVFGYAAAQTMVKVLQMCGDELTHENVMKQAASLKDFEPDTLLPGIKINTAPDNFAPIEQLQMMRFKGRKWELFGDIISSEIVH; encoded by the coding sequence ATGACTGTCGTTCGATTTCAGGTTGCGGCCTTCTCGGCCGGGCTCGCTTTGTGCACTGCGATGAGCGGCCCGGCACTGGCGCAAAAGAAATACGACAGCGGCGCCTCCGATACTGAAATCAAGATCGGCAACATCATGCCTTATAGCGGGCCAGCCTCCGCCTATGCCGCGATCGGCAGGACCGAGGAAGCCTATTTCAACAAGGTCAATGCCGAAGGCGGCATCAACGGCCGCAAGATCAAGTTCATCTCCTACGACGACGGCTATTCGCCGTCGAAGACGGTGGAGCAGGCGCGCAAGCTAGTCGAGAGCGACAATGTGCTGCTGATCTTCGGCTCGCTCGGCACCTCCACCAACGGCGCCATCCGCAAATACATGAACGAGAAGAAAGTCCCGCAGCTGTTCGTCGCGAGCGGCGCTTCCAAGTGGAACGATCCGAAGCAATATCCGTGGACGATGGGCTGGCAGCCGAGCTACGCCAGCGAGGCGCGCATCTACGCCAAATACATCATGAAGGAGAAGCCGGACGCGAAGATCGGCGTGCTCTACCAGAACGACGATTTCGGCAAGGACTATCTGAAGGGCCTGAAGGATGGCCTGGGCGCGAAAGCGTCGATGATCGCGATGGAAGACAGCTACGACACCTCCGAGCCCGCGATCGACGAGCACGTCGTCAAGCTGAAGGCCTCGGGCGCCGACGTCTTCATCAGCATCACCACGCCGAAATTCGCGGCGCAAGCCATCAAGAAGGCGGCCGAGATCAACTGGCACCCGGTGCATATCATCTCCAACGTCTCGGCATCGGTCGGCGGCGTGCTGGAGCCGGCGGGGATCGAGATCTCGCAAGGCATCCTGTCGGCGAGCTACACCAAGGACGGCTCCGACCCACAATGGAACGGCGATGACGGCATGAAGAAGTTCTACAACTTCCTCGCGCAATACGACCCGAAGGCCAGCAAGCTCGATGCCGGCGTGGTGTTCGGCTACGCCGCCGCCCAAACCATGGTGAAGGTGCTGCAGATGTGCGGCGACGAGCTCACCCATGAGAACGTCATGAAGCAGGCGGCGTCCTTGAAGGATTTCGAGCCGGACACGCTCTTGCCCGGCATCAAGATCAACACCGCCCCGGACAATTTCGCCCCGATCGAGCAGCTCCAGATGATGCGCTTCAAGGGCCGGAAATGGGAGCTGTTCGGCGACATCATCTCGAGCGAGATCGTCCACTGA
- a CDS encoding ABC transporter substrate-binding protein, whose product MPAVTGKLATASLALALIAASASTASAQKKYDTGATDTEIKIGNIMPYSGPASAYGIIGRTEAAYFKKINDEGGINGRKINFISYDDAYSPPKTVEQARKLVESDEVLLIFNSLGTPPNTAIQKYMNSKKVPQLFVATGATKWNDPQNFPWTMGWQPNYQSETQIYAKWLLKNKPDAKIAVLFQNDDYGKDYLKGLKDGLGAKAASMIVIEESYETSEPTIDNHIVKLKSTGADVFMNITTPKFAAQAIKKNAEIGWKPLHFLNNVSASVGSVMKPAGYENGQDIISADYLKDAADPQWAADPGMKDFLAFMDKYFPEGDKLDHGTIVGYAVAQTLVQVLKQSGDDLTRANIMKQAASLKDFRTEVLLPGIQINTSPTDFAPISQLRLEKFKGEKWDLFGDVISADVGG is encoded by the coding sequence ATGCCCGCTGTCACCGGCAAACTCGCGACCGCGTCACTGGCCCTCGCGCTCATTGCGGCCTCGGCCTCAACTGCATCGGCCCAGAAGAAATACGATACCGGCGCGACCGATACCGAAATCAAGATCGGCAACATCATGCCCTACAGCGGACCGGCCTCCGCCTACGGCATCATCGGGCGGACCGAAGCCGCCTATTTCAAGAAGATCAACGACGAGGGCGGCATCAACGGCCGCAAGATCAACTTCATCAGCTACGACGACGCCTATTCGCCGCCGAAGACGGTGGAGCAGGCGCGCAAGCTGGTCGAGAGCGACGAGGTGCTGTTGATCTTCAACTCGCTCGGCACGCCGCCGAACACGGCGATCCAGAAATACATGAACTCGAAGAAGGTGCCGCAGCTCTTCGTCGCCACCGGCGCCACCAAGTGGAACGATCCGCAGAACTTCCCCTGGACGATGGGCTGGCAGCCCAACTACCAGAGCGAGACGCAGATCTATGCGAAGTGGCTGCTGAAGAACAAGCCGGACGCCAAGATCGCCGTGCTCTTCCAGAACGACGATTACGGCAAGGACTATCTGAAGGGCCTGAAGGACGGCCTGGGAGCGAAGGCCGCCTCGATGATCGTGATCGAGGAGAGCTACGAGACCTCCGAGCCGACCATCGACAATCACATCGTCAAGCTGAAGTCGACCGGCGCCGACGTCTTCATGAACATCACGACGCCGAAATTCGCGGCGCAGGCGATCAAGAAGAATGCCGAGATCGGCTGGAAGCCGCTGCACTTCCTCAACAACGTCTCGGCCTCCGTCGGCAGCGTGATGAAGCCGGCCGGATACGAGAACGGCCAGGACATCATCTCGGCCGATTATCTGAAGGACGCCGCGGATCCACAGTGGGCCGCCGATCCCGGCATGAAGGACTTCCTGGCCTTCATGGACAAGTACTTTCCGGAAGGCGACAAGCTCGATCACGGCACCATCGTCGGCTATGCCGTCGCGCAGACGCTGGTTCAGGTGCTCAAGCAAAGCGGCGACGACTTGACGCGTGCGAACATCATGAAGCAAGCCGCCAGCCTGAAGGACTTCCGCACGGAGGTGCTGCTGCCCGGCATCCAGATCAACACGTCCCCGACCGACTTCGCGCCGATCAGCCAGCTCCGGCTCGAGAAGTTCAAGGGCGAGAAATGGGACTTGTTCGGCGATGTGATCAGCGCCGACGTCGGCGGTTAG
- a CDS encoding glycerate kinase type-2 family protein, translating into MTDRRPLLRALYDAAVAAAHPSTILAPHLRPAPRGRVICLAAGKGAGAMAAAAERHYLDTLKLAPERLVGIATTRHGYGVPTRRIRVVEAGHPVPDEAGLKGAADTLALAGEAGPDDLLLVLLTGGGSANWIAPVDGISFAQKQAVNKALLRSGAPIGEMNTVRKHLSRIKGGRLARAGRNAAEIVTLAISDVPHDDPSAIASGPTVPDPTTLADARAIVARYKLDIDDAVRRALDDPNNESCKPDDAAFARASFELIARPKQSLDAAVKLAREAGYETIDLGADLEGEAREVAADHARLALEARAQGKRIAILSGGELTVTVRGNGRGGPNQEYALALAALLKDTPDISALAGDTDGADGGAGHPTDPAGALIDAATFAKMKTQGLQPQAYLDNNDATTFFEATGDLLQPGPTLTNVNDIRVILVD; encoded by the coding sequence ATGACCGACCGACGTCCCCTGCTCCGCGCGCTCTACGACGCCGCCGTTGCCGCCGCCCATCCCAGCACGATTCTGGCGCCTCACTTGCGGCCCGCACCAAGAGGGCGCGTGATCTGCCTCGCCGCCGGCAAGGGCGCAGGCGCGATGGCCGCGGCCGCCGAGCGGCACTATCTCGACACGCTGAAGCTCGCGCCGGAGCGCCTCGTCGGCATCGCCACCACGCGCCACGGCTACGGCGTGCCGACGCGCCGCATCCGCGTGGTCGAGGCCGGCCATCCCGTGCCTGACGAGGCCGGCCTCAAGGGCGCGGCCGACACGCTCGCGCTCGCAGGCGAGGCCGGGCCGGACGATCTGCTCCTGGTGCTGCTGACCGGCGGCGGCTCGGCGAACTGGATCGCGCCGGTGGACGGCATCAGCTTTGCGCAGAAGCAGGCGGTCAACAAGGCGCTGCTCCGCTCCGGCGCGCCGATCGGCGAGATGAACACGGTCAGGAAACATCTGTCGCGGATCAAGGGCGGCCGTCTCGCGCGCGCCGGCAGGAATGCCGCCGAGATCGTGACGCTCGCGATCTCCGACGTGCCGCATGACGATCCCTCGGCGATCGCCTCCGGTCCCACCGTGCCGGATCCGACCACGCTGGCGGATGCGCGCGCGATCGTGGCCAGATACAAGCTCGACATCGACGATGCCGTCCGCCGCGCGCTCGACGATCCCAACAACGAAAGCTGCAAGCCCGACGATGCCGCCTTCGCGCGGGCATCGTTCGAGCTGATCGCGCGGCCCAAGCAGTCACTCGACGCCGCGGTGAAGCTCGCGCGCGAGGCCGGCTACGAGACCATCGACCTCGGCGCCGACCTCGAAGGCGAAGCGCGCGAGGTCGCTGCCGATCATGCCAGGCTCGCGCTCGAGGCTCGCGCGCAAGGCAAGCGCATCGCGATCCTCTCCGGCGGCGAGCTCACCGTCACCGTCCGCGGCAATGGCCGCGGCGGCCCCAACCAGGAATACGCGCTGGCGCTCGCCGCGTTGTTGAAGGACACGCCCGACATCTCGGCGCTTGCCGGCGATACCGACGGCGCCGACGGCGGTGCCGGCCATCCCACCGATCCCGCCGGCGCGTTGATCGACGCCGCGACCTTCGCGAAGATGAAGACGCAGGGGCTTCAGCCGCAGGCCTATCTCGACAACAACGACGCGACGACGTTCTTCGAGGCGACGGGCGATCTGCTGCAGCCGGGCCCGACGCTGACCAATGTGAACGACATCAGGGTGATTCTCGTCGATTGA
- a CDS encoding putative bifunctional diguanylate cyclase/phosphodiesterase — protein sequence MDSDQEAAGIDPLVLGELLTCAANNLWLGIILFGSDRKVIFCNRRYTEMYALAPAQVRAGTPIRNLIEHRLKLGLNVRGDAGAYVRARTEGAVTREQTVQQFADGRIIAYTIHPLPDGGGMATHEDITEREELSARLQERNFQFDIAINNMSHGLCFFDANHRLLVCNTHYVDMYGLPPDRVRPGTPLSEILDLRFEAGSVPAMTREEYARWRTGVATSAEPTDSIVEMRNGRTFKIRHRPMPDLGWVATHEDITEQRKAELRIAHMAHHDALTDLANRVLLGERLKQALEQDRMFAVHHIDLDKFKAVNDTLGHQAGDILLQDVSRRLRLLARDSDTIARMGGDEFVILQTPISGRSEADVLARDVVSRLSAPFGLDGHQAVASASIGIAIAPGDGSTPEQLLHNADLALYRAKSDGRGMYRFFEPAMDEEAQSRRALEQDLRSGLAAGEFELHYQPIVKTDGREITGFEALIRWRHPRRGLVAPNSFIPLAEEIGLIVPIGEWVIRQACATASRWPSHMHVAVNISAVQFRQAGLTEVIVGALAASGLDPQRLEIEITESVLLQDRNGTLATLHQLRALGIRIAMDDFGTGYSSLTYLQCFPFDKIKIDRSFVSGVGNDAGSLSIVRAVAAMARGLGMTTTAEGVETDEQRDRITAEGCTEMQGYLFSRPLPAAEIERRFLSAEAPVRPDRFAAA from the coding sequence ATGGACAGTGATCAGGAGGCCGCAGGCATTGACCCGCTCGTGCTCGGCGAGCTGCTGACCTGCGCCGCCAATAATCTGTGGCTCGGGATCATCCTCTTCGGCAGCGACCGCAAGGTCATCTTCTGCAATCGGCGCTACACGGAAATGTACGCGCTCGCGCCCGCGCAGGTGCGCGCAGGCACGCCGATCAGGAACCTGATCGAGCATCGGCTCAAACTGGGCCTCAACGTCCGCGGAGACGCCGGCGCCTATGTCCGCGCCCGCACGGAAGGTGCCGTCACCAGAGAGCAAACCGTCCAGCAATTCGCCGACGGAAGGATCATCGCCTACACCATCCACCCCCTGCCCGACGGCGGCGGCATGGCGACCCACGAAGACATTACCGAGCGCGAAGAGCTCAGTGCACGGCTGCAGGAGCGCAACTTTCAGTTCGACATCGCGATCAACAACATGTCGCACGGGCTCTGCTTCTTCGACGCGAACCACCGCCTGCTGGTCTGCAATACGCACTATGTCGACATGTACGGCCTGCCGCCCGACCGCGTTCGTCCGGGCACACCGCTCTCGGAGATCCTGGACCTGCGCTTCGAGGCCGGCAGCGTGCCGGCGATGACGCGCGAGGAATACGCCAGATGGCGGACCGGTGTCGCGACGTCCGCCGAGCCTACCGACAGCATCGTCGAGATGCGGAACGGACGCACCTTCAAGATCAGGCACCGGCCGATGCCCGATCTCGGCTGGGTTGCGACCCACGAGGACATCACCGAGCAGCGCAAGGCGGAGCTGCGGATCGCGCATATGGCGCATCACGATGCGCTGACGGACCTTGCCAACCGTGTCCTGCTCGGCGAGCGCCTCAAGCAGGCGCTCGAACAGGACCGGATGTTCGCGGTCCATCACATCGACCTCGACAAGTTCAAGGCCGTCAACGACACGCTGGGCCATCAGGCCGGCGACATCCTGCTGCAGGACGTCAGCCGCCGCCTCAGGCTGCTCGCCCGCGACAGCGATACGATCGCGCGCATGGGCGGCGATGAATTCGTCATCCTGCAGACGCCGATTTCCGGCCGCAGCGAGGCGGATGTGCTGGCGCGTGACGTCGTCAGCAGGCTGAGCGCGCCATTCGGGCTCGACGGACACCAGGCCGTTGCAAGCGCCAGCATCGGGATCGCCATTGCGCCGGGCGACGGGTCGACGCCCGAGCAGCTCCTGCACAACGCCGACCTCGCGCTGTATCGCGCCAAGAGCGACGGCCGCGGCATGTACCGCTTCTTCGAACCGGCCATGGACGAAGAGGCGCAAAGCCGTCGCGCGCTGGAGCAGGATTTGCGCAGCGGCCTCGCGGCCGGCGAGTTCGAGCTGCATTACCAGCCGATCGTGAAGACCGACGGCCGCGAGATCACCGGGTTCGAGGCGCTGATCCGCTGGCGACATCCGCGGCGCGGGCTCGTCGCGCCAAACAGCTTCATTCCGCTTGCCGAAGAGATCGGCCTGATCGTGCCGATCGGCGAATGGGTGATCCGGCAGGCCTGTGCCACCGCGAGCCGCTGGCCGTCCCATATGCACGTCGCCGTCAACATCTCGGCGGTGCAATTCCGCCAGGCGGGCCTCACGGAGGTGATCGTCGGCGCGCTGGCCGCTTCCGGGCTCGATCCGCAGCGGCTGGAGATCGAGATCACGGAAAGCGTCCTGCTGCAGGACCGGAACGGCACGCTGGCGACGCTGCACCAGCTCCGCGCGCTCGGCATCAGGATCGCCATGGATGATTTCGGCACCGGCTATTCCTCACTGACCTATCTGCAGTGCTTTCCTTTCGACAAGATCAAGATCGACCGGTCCTTCGTCAGCGGAGTCGGCAATGATGCGGGATCCCTCAGCATCGTGCGGGCGGTGGCGGCGATGGCGCGCGGACTGGGCATGACAACCACGGCCGAGGGCGTCGAGACCGACGAGCAGCGCGACCGGATCACGGCGGAAGGCTGCACGGAAATGCAGGGCTATCTGTTCAGCCGTCCCTTGCCCGCAGCAGAGATCGAGCGCCGCTTCCTGTCCGCGGAAGCGCCTGTCAGGCCCGATCGGTTCGCTGCGGCGTAA
- a CDS encoding MarR family winged helix-turn-helix transcriptional regulator — MTVSKTAEKSSEKPGEAAKGRKDAAEAQPEALQLGELSEQLGYVLKRAQLKVFENFLRCMASLQLTPAQFSVLLLVEKNPGRNQTEVASTLGILRPNFVALLDNLESRDLCARIRSTNDRRSHILVLTDKGKAVLTRAKKLVATKHESRLNELLGQANREALLGMLSKIANEF; from the coding sequence ATGACCGTTTCCAAAACCGCTGAAAAGTCTTCTGAAAAACCCGGCGAGGCCGCCAAGGGCCGCAAGGACGCGGCCGAGGCGCAGCCCGAGGCCCTCCAACTCGGCGAGCTCTCGGAGCAGCTCGGCTATGTGCTGAAACGGGCGCAGCTGAAGGTGTTCGAGAACTTCCTGCGCTGCATGGCCTCGCTCCAGCTGACGCCGGCGCAGTTCTCCGTGCTGCTGCTGGTCGAGAAGAATCCGGGCCGTAACCAGACCGAGGTCGCCTCCACCCTCGGCATCCTGCGTCCGAATTTCGTGGCCCTGCTCGACAATCTCGAGAGCCGCGACCTTTGCGCGCGGATCCGCTCCACCAACGACCGCCGCTCGCACATCCTGGTCCTGACCGACAAGGGCAAGGCCGTGCTGACGCGGGCCAAGAAGCTCGTCGCCACCAAGCACGAGTCGCGGCTGAACGAGCTGCTCGGCCAGGCCAACCGTGAAGCTCTGCTCGGGATGCTCTCGAAGATCGCGAACGAGTTTTGA
- a CDS encoding branched-chain amino acid ABC transporter permease, whose product MNTTIMLFLVQDGITNGAIYALLGLALVLVFAVTRVILIPQGEFVTYGALTYASLAAGQMPGTAKLALALGIGAFAFDLFVARKALHGRLIVRSFVANIVLPSIVLALTIYFAAQKPPVAVCIALSLVIVAMTGLYLYRIAFQPLAHTSVLVLLIASVGVHLALQGLGLLFFGAEGQRGPAVLSGAFTAGALRFTGQSLTVYGITIAFIVGLWLFFGLTLYGKALRATAVNRLGARLAGIRTTLSGQIAFLLASVIGALSGIMIVPITTLYYDSGFLIGLKGFVAAIIGGLVSYPLTAVAALVVGIVEAFSSFYASNYKEVIVFMLLIPVLLLRSLAAPAVEEEKD is encoded by the coding sequence TTGAATACCACCATCATGCTGTTCCTGGTGCAGGACGGCATCACCAATGGCGCGATCTATGCGCTGCTCGGCCTGGCGCTGGTGCTGGTGTTCGCCGTCACGCGCGTCATCCTCATTCCCCAGGGCGAATTCGTCACCTATGGCGCGCTGACCTACGCTTCGCTCGCCGCGGGCCAGATGCCCGGCACGGCCAAGCTGGCGCTGGCGCTGGGCATCGGCGCCTTCGCCTTCGACCTGTTCGTGGCCCGCAAGGCGCTGCATGGCAGGCTGATCGTGCGCAGCTTCGTCGCCAACATCGTGCTGCCTTCCATCGTGCTGGCGCTGACGATCTACTTCGCCGCCCAGAAGCCGCCGGTCGCCGTCTGCATCGCGCTGTCGCTGGTGATCGTGGCAATGACCGGCCTGTATCTCTACCGCATCGCGTTCCAGCCGCTGGCGCACACCTCCGTGCTGGTGCTGCTGATCGCCTCCGTCGGCGTCCATCTCGCGCTTCAGGGACTGGGCCTCTTGTTCTTCGGCGCCGAAGGCCAGCGCGGACCCGCCGTGCTGTCCGGCGCCTTCACCGCCGGTGCCCTGCGCTTCACCGGCCAGAGCCTCACCGTCTACGGCATCACCATCGCCTTCATCGTCGGGCTCTGGCTGTTCTTCGGGCTGACGCTCTACGGCAAGGCGCTGCGCGCAACCGCCGTGAACCGGCTCGGTGCGCGGCTGGCCGGCATCCGTACCACCCTGTCGGGACAGATCGCCTTCCTGCTCGCGTCCGTCATCGGCGCGCTGTCGGGCATCATGATCGTGCCGATCACGACGCTCTATTACGACAGCGGCTTCCTGATCGGCCTGAAGGGCTTTGTCGCCGCGATCATCGGCGGCCTCGTCAGCTACCCCCTCACCGCCGTCGCGGCGCTGGTCGTCGGCATCGTCGAGGCGTTCTCGTCCTTCTATGCCTCCAACTACAAGGAGGTGATCGTCTTCATGCTGCTGATTCCCGTGCTGCTGCTGCGCTCGCTCGCCGCGCCTGCGGTCGAGGAAGAGAAGGACTGA